GTGGCTGGCCCCGGCTGTGGGCACGCCAGGTGTACATCGAACGCCCCGACAGCCCCAATCAGCAGGTCCCTGTGTCGTTGAAGCGTGGAGAGCAGCGTCGTCGTTTGACGCCCCAGACCGTTGGTGTTGTTGCATACGCCATTAACGGTGCAATACAAGACGGCGCGCCGAGTACCCATGTGGTTCTCCTTCATCGAATTTCGATCGGCTACTCTTCCGGCTGTCCATGTCGTCGTGGGCACCCGGCTGCCGCGGTCACAGGCTTTCGCATCACAAGGAGGATCCGTGCCCGCCACCGCACCGCCCAGGCTGTACGTCGACGGCCATAACCTGCTGCACCGCGCCGCGTTCGGGTTTCCCTGCCGTATCAGGTCCCGGAGCGGACGGGGACATTACTCTCGTGTTCGGGTTTTTCGCCCGCGTACGCGCTGGCGCACGCAGCCTTGAGGACGCTCCGGAGATCATTGTCGTCTTCGACGGCCAGGAAGGCGCCGCAGACCGCCGTACTCTCATGCCCGGCTACAAGCCGCCAGTTGCCGGTGACGAGGAGGTCTTTGCCGACCTACCGCTCCTCTACAAAGGCCTGGAACTGCTGGACATTCCCTGTGCTGAATATCCGTGCCGGGAGGCCGACGACATCATCGCCTCCTTCATCGCCGCGAACCCAGGACGCGAACACGTGATCATGTCTACCGACAAGGACTTCTATCAACTGCTATCGAACCAAGTGTCCGCATTGAACACCCAACGACGCGCGGACCGGCGGCGCATCGACGCAGACGAGGTCTACGACACCTACGCTGTTACACCGCACCAATGGTGCGACTACCGCGCCCTCACCGGAGACAAGTCGGACAACATTCCCGGAGTCCGTGGAATCGGCCCCAAGACAGCAAGCCGACTCCTCGCCGACGGAGCTCATCTGGAAGACCTCGCCGGGCTTGATCGCCTCACCGGTCGCACCGGAACCTTGATCCGAGAATGCTGGGACGACCTTCTTCTCTGGCGAACGCTCATCCAGCTCCGCACCGACATCCCCCTGCCGGCCGTCACCAGCCCGGGTGCACCTACTACTCCGTTCGCCGCACCAGAAATCGTCGGCGAACTTGGCCTGTGGAACTAAAGCCCGTGGGAACGCAGAATCTCAGGCGGGCTGTCCTGGCAGGTCGGAGCATTCCGTAACCCACCCCCTGGCGAGGTGGCGTTGGGGAGCAGTGTCATAGTAGGACTTTGTTAGGTGGTCATGGTGGTTGCTGGTGGCAGGTGGGGCATCGGCCTGTCCAGGTGGCCAGCAGGACCTGGAGGGCGTGGAGGATCTTGTAGAGAGTCAGGCCGCCCCAGGTGCTTTTGGGCTGGTCAACCGGAGTTCGGTGAGGAACAGATGGGCGGCGGAGGTGAGGGTGACGTGGCGGTGCCAGCCGGTGAAGGAACGCCCTTCGAAGTGGGTGAGCCCGAGCCCGGTCTTGAGTTCCCGGTAGTCGTGTTCGATGCGCCACCGGATCTTGGCCAGCCTCACCAGCTCACGCACCGGGGTGTCCTCGGGCAGGGTGGAGATCCAGTAGTCGGTGGGTTCGGGCTCGCGGGGCGGCCATTCGACCAGCAGCCAGCACACCGGCAGACTGCCGTCAGCCTCCCGGGGAATATCGCGGTTGGCCGGCCGCACCCGCAGGGCCAGGAACCGAGAGCGCATCGCAGCGGTGGGATTGCCCTGGGTTTTCTTGGTTCCCTGCCGCCAGGTCACCCACCGCAGGCCCGTGCGTCCGGCGGCGAGCACGAGATCCCGCAACGTGGCGGGCGTGTCCTGGTAGCGGGGTGCGGGCCGCCGTCCCCGGCCGGAATACGACGCGGCCACCGGCTCGGCGTCTGCGGGATGAGCGGTGGCGGCCGCCTTGACGGCCATCACATACGGCAGTCCTCGTGCGCCCAGTTCGCACCGGAAGGTCGCGTTATCGCCGTAGCCGGCATCACCGACCACCACCGGCGGAATGTGCCCCCAGGCGGCCAGTTCGTCGAGCATCTCCAACACCAGCCGCCACTTCGGGCGATACCCCTGATCCTCAGGAATGCCGCAACGTGCCCGCCGGGCGGCGATGCGTTCGGCCTCGGCGCCGGTCGCGCACTCATCATCCCAGCTCTGCGGGAGAAACAACCGCCAGTCCAGCGCGGCCGAACAGGCATCGGTGACCGCGTGCACGCTCACCGCGACCTGGCAGTTGGTGACCTTGCCCGCCGTGCCGGTGTACTGCCGGGCCACCCCCGGCGAGGCCTCGCCGTCCTTGAGATGCCCGGTGTCATCCAGCACGAACGCCTCCGGGCACACCACCTGCACCGCCCGCGCCGCCAACCGCCGCCGCACCACCGCATAATCCCACGTCGAGGACGTGATGAACTGCTGCAACCGCTGATGATCCACCCCCAACCGCTCGGCCATCGGCTGCATCGACTTACGCCGCCCGTCCAGCATCAGCCCCCGCAGATACAGCCCACCATTCGCCCGCTGCTCACTACGGACGAACGACGTGAACACCTCACCCGCGAATTCCTCCAAACGGTCACGGACAGCGTCAAGCTCAGCCGGCAGCATCCCAAGATCATCCCACACGATGATCTACAAGTAACAAAGCCCTAATAGAAGACGGAGAGTTTTCTCGAATGCGCGATTCACCGCTCCCCGGTCGGGCATGTACGGTAGTTGGTCGGGTGGCCGGAGGGAGTCTCACCCTCCGGCTCCCACGGAACGGAGCGTGACAGTCTCCCGTCACTCCGCTCTTCTCATCGAATCCGTTAGAACAGGCTTGTGCACGCCCAGTGTGTGAATAGTCCGGGTTCTCGTTCGACGAGCCCGGTCCACCACGCTTTGAAGCGTTTGAAGCTGCGCAGCCGCTTGTACTTCTTTTGGGCCCACCGCATCACGTAGGTGTTGATACGTCGCAGGAAGGGATACAACGCAGACTGGTAGAACCGGCCGTAGTACGTGATCCAGCCCGACACGATCGGATTGATCCAATCGGCGAGCTCTTTCAGGTCGAGTCCGGTGCGTAAGTGTATCCGCCATGTGCGGACCTGCTGCCCCATCGCCTTGAGCGCAGCGGGGCTGACGCCCGGCAGAAAGCCGGTATAGAACCGGCCATCCTTCTGCCGTGCCTTGCGAGGACGAAACGCATACCCCAGGAACGTGAACGACACTTGCTCGAACGAGCCCCGCCGTTTCGCGTCCTTGCAGTACACTATTTTGGTTTTGTCGGGATGCAACCGCAATCCGACGCTGTCCAGCCTCTCAGCGAGCGCGGCCCATACCTCACGGGCTTGACGCTCGGTCGCGCAGTGCACCACCGCATCGTCGGCATAGCGCTCGAACTGCACAGCCGGGAACTCCCGAGCGAGAAACAGATCGAACGCGTAATGCATGAAAAGGTTCGCCAGCACGGGCGAAACCGCAGAGCCCTGTGGGGTTCCTCGATCTCGCGCTTGCAAGGTCCCATCGGGCAGTTGAAGCGGCGCGACAAGCCACCGCTTCACATACAATACCACCCAACGTTGATCGGTATTCGCCTCCACGGCCTTGACCATGAGAGCGTGATCCACAGAGTCGAAGAACTTCTCGACATCAAGATCGAGAACCCAATCCTTCTTCCAGCACCGTTGCCGGCACCGCTGGACCGCCTGCAACGCTGACCGCCCAGGCCGATACCCGTAGGAGTCATCATGAAAGATCGACTCGGTGCGGGTTTCCAACGCCATCGCGACCACCGTCTGCGCAATGCGATCACCTACCGTGGGCACGCCGAGCATTCGCGTGCCCCCAGGCTTGGGGATCTCCACCGCCTTGACCAGCGGAGGGAAGTAGCTGCACGAGGACATCCGGTTCCAGATCTTGAACAGATTGTTCCGGAGATCCTTCTCGAACTCCTCGATCGACACACCATCCACTCCGGCCGCGCCCTGGTTCGCCCTGACTCGCCTGTATGCCTCCCACACCAGCTGCTTTGAAATATCAAACGGTTTGTCCTGCGGACCTGACATGCTCACTCGTTTCCTCCCGGACCACGTCCGGTTGTTCGCGCGAACAGATCTCCGATGAGCCGGCCCCTTCGCTCCGCCCCGATTACCAGGGCTTCCTCACTGTCGGGTCGGGGGAGGCGGCGGACCAGGGTCCGCTACCTCCGCCCGCCCTGCCGAACCGCTCGTGCAGTTTTCCCGCAAGCGGCTCTCAATGGGTATAGCCCTTCTGGCGGTAGTAATCGCGCATGCTGGGAATCAGTTGCAGCAGGTTGACCAGGCCATATTCACCGTAGAGGCGTTTCTCCGGCAGCGTGCGCCATCCGGCGTTTCGCCATCGTTTGAACCGCCATCCCCAGATTCGTCGCACGATCCACATGTTGAGTCGATTGAACAACCTGCGCACGTTCGCGCGCCGGTAATACATGCCCCATCCTCGAATCACCGGGTTCAGCATGTCGATCAACTCTTCCAGAGGCACCGCGATGCGCCGCCGTGTCAACGCGCGCACCTTGTCCTTGAACCGGTCGATCGACTGCTGCCGGGGAATCGCATACAAACCAATACCACCTTGTTTGAAGCGCAAACCCTTGCCCAAGCCGATCTTGTAGCCCAAGAACTCGAACCCCTGACTGACGTGCACGATTCTGGTTTTCTCCGGATGAATCCGCAGACCCAGTTCCTCCAGCACCGCACAGGCGCTCGCCAGCGCCCGCTCCGCTTCCTCCCGAGTCCGGCAGACTGCCAGCCAATCATCGGCATACCTGGTCACCTGGAATCCAGCCCGCTCCATCCGCTCGTCGAAAACGTGCAGATAAATATTGCTGAGCAAAGGACTAATGACTCCGCCCTGAGGCGTGCCCGCGACCGTGCTTTCGTAGACGCCGTCCCGCAGCGCTCCGGCCGTGAGAATCTGACGTATCAGACTCAACACTTTACCGTCGGCAACTCGTTCCGCCACAAGGGATACGAGCCTGTCATGCGAGATCGTCCCGAAGAAATCGGCGATGTCCGCGTCAACGATCCATCTCCCACCCGCCTGCAACTGTCCCCAGATCCGACGCATCGCCATGTGCGCCGACCGCTTCGGACGAAACCCGAAGCTGACCTCGGAGAACGTCGGCTCGAAAATCGGCTCCAGCACCTGCCGTATCGCCTGCTGGCATACCCGGTCCATGACCGTAGGAATCCCCAGTGGACGTTTGGCCGTCGATCCTGGCTTATCGATCTCCACCCGACGCACCGGCTGCGGACGATAACGCCCATCAGCCAGCCGCTGTCGCAATACCGTGAGATAGCGATCCTGCTCGCAGTCGAACCGGTCAATACTGACCCGATCCACACCACCCGCACCTCGGTTCGCTCGCACACGCTCCCACGCCCGCACCACATTGCGTGGATCGTGGATCTGACCGATCAGCGAGTGCGCCTTCCGCACCTGCATACGTTTCTTTCCTACCTGGCCCACCGTTGCGTGATTCCGAGTCTCCTCAGCCAACGCCGCCTCGGTCATTGCCTCAGCAACCATCAGTCCGGCGCCACCTACTCACTCGACACCACACCCCGACTCGCCATTTCCACCGTGATCCCTTCCCCAGGTCGATGCCTTTTGAGTCACCGCCCGCCGTCGCACCACCACGACGATCCCAAGGTTTCTGTTGTTCCTTGGTTCCTCAGTACCGTGGATCACTCCGACTTCTCGCACGGCATCACCAGCGATTTCACCTCGCGGCTTATACGCCCAGCTACCCAGCCCCGTCGAGCGGGACCGTACGAGACCTCCCGGGGTAACGCAGAGAACTTTCCCACCGCGCCGCCCGCACACACCTTGTTGTGTCCAGATGCCCCAAGTATTTCCTTCGCCCCCATAGTGCAGGCTCGGCATCACCTGGATCGGGCCGACCGGTTCGCCATATTCGGCTACGGCTCGGTGTTTCGCCTCAAACCCTTCAGACCCCACCTCACGGTGAGCGCCCTGTCCTGCGCCACTGGTCAGCACGACCCAACAGCCCAAGGCCATCACATCCACCTCCCAACAGCGCCCAGCGAGGCATTACCCCCGCCTTCGGCTACGGACCCCGCTTGGGGCCGGTCCGGCTGGACTTTCACCAGCAAGCTCTCTGCGCCGCCCGGCGCACACTACGAGCCGGTCCGCCAGCGAGTGCCGCATCGGTACTCGACGCCTCACGGTTTCCGCCGCTCGGCGCACTCCCTTTCGCCTTCCCGCGCCGCTTTCGGCACGCGGCGGGCTGTATCAGCACTCGCTTTCCCACGTTCCATGCAGAAGCCGCAGACCGGGCTCGCGCCGCCTCCATGCCGGACACCACCTGGCCAGCCAGCGGGCACCCGCCAGGCTCATCCCGGGACTACTTGAATGCCCCGGTTTCGATGTCGTCTGCAATTTTCGACACGTCATCAGCGGTTCGCTCTCGCTCGCCTTCCCGATCCCTACCTGACACATCACGTGTGCCTTTTCCTCAACGCTCACCACAACGGTCTTCAGCCAATGCGGCTTGAGGTGGTTTGACGCCTCCCCCCGCGGAGGCGACGCCGAAGGGCCACAAAACCTTCATCTCCTGCACAGCACCGCATTACATGGGGCGTCCTACAACCAACTCACTCCTTGCGTTCGTGGCACACTCAAGTCAAATTGAGACGGGTTGTGCTTAGTGGACTGGTTGCTGATCTTCGGTGGGTTGGTTGATCCAGGCCGTTTGGGGTAGTGCTGGTGGGTTGGGGCGGCGGGTGAAGCGTTCGGGGTGTGCGGCGTGGGCGCGGTCGAGGGTGGTTTGCCGTTGGGTGCGGATCTGTTCGGCTGTTCCGAAGTGGACGGAGGCAGGGGTGTGCAGGCCGATACCGGAGTGACGGTGTTCATGGTTGTAGCCCAGGAAGAAACCGTCGCAGAAGGCGCGGGCGTCCTCTAATGACCCGAACCTGCCGGGAAAGTCCGGCACGTACTTCATGGTCTTGAACTGGGCCTCGGAATAGGGGTTGTCGTTGGAGGTACGCGGGCGGGAATGTGACCGCAGGACACCGAGGTCGGTCAGGAGTTCGGAGACGGGTTTGGACACCATGGCCCCGCCCCGGTCGGCGTGGATCGTGTGCGGCTCGATGCCGTTGCGCGTGATGGCCTCGCCGAGGAATTCTTTGGCTACGACGGAGTCTTCGGCTGCGGCGACCAGCCAGCCGGTCACGTACCGGGAGAAAATGTCCATCACGACATAGCACTTGTACCAGACCCCTTTCACCGGGCCTTTGAGCGCGGTGATATCCCAGGACCACACCTGGGAGGGTCCGTGCGCGAGAAGTTCCGGGCGTGTGCGGGGCGGATGGGTGGCTTGCCGCCGGCGCTCCCGGACCTGTCCGGCGGCGCGGGCGATGCGGTACATCGTGGAAACCGAGCAGTGATAGCGCCCCTCGTCGAGTTCCCGCGCCCAGACCTGCGGGATCGCCAAATCCTGGTAGCCAGGACTAGCCAGAAGGTCCAGCACGGCCTGCCGTTCGTCCTCGGTCAGGGTCGCCGGCGGAGGGGAACGCGGCAGCCACGGACCATGCACCGGGCCCTGTGGCTTGGCCCGCCGGTAATGGGTGGCGCGGGCGATCCCGGTCAGCTCACACGAGCGACGCACCGAGACCTGCGCTGCGCGGAGTTCGGTGAACGCGGTGGTCATGATGTCCTCGGCGGCTCGTCGCTGCCCGCGCTCTCGGACAGATCTTCCAAGAGCGCGTGCGCTTTTCCCATGATGTCCAACGCCATCCGGGTCTTGCCCAGATCAGACTTTAGTTTCTCGTTCTCCCGGCGCAGCTTCTCCAACTCCAACTGCTCGGCGGTCTTCTTCGACCGCTTCGGCGCCGCCCAGCCGGCACCACCGGCGGAGCCGGCGGAGAAAACGCCGGCGTCACGGGCACGCGTCCACTCGATGACGTGGGAGGAATACAAACCCTCCCGCCGCAGGATCGCGCCCTTCTCCCCGTTCGGAGCGTTCTCATACTCAGCGACGATCGCCAGCTTGTACTCCGGGCTGAACACCCGCCGCGACGGCCGCGCGGCAGGATCAGACTGCCTGCTCGGGTCGCCGGACCTGTCAGATGATGAAGTGGACACGTCTACCAGGATCTCCGATCCCGCCCTCGCTCAGGCACCCGGCACTCACACCAGGTGTCTCATCTCATCCTGACAAAGAGGGTGTACGGGGGGATGGTATCCGGCCTCCTCGTACAACTTGAGAGCGTCTGCGTTCTTCGCGCCGCTCTCAAGACGGATCCGTCGGGAGCCTGCTTGGAGTGCGAAGCGCTCCAACCGTGTGAGGATTAGGCGACCCAGGCCCCGTTTTCGCAGTCTCGGGGTTCTGTACATCTTCTTGATTTCGACGGTGTCGTTGAGGAGGCGGTGACATCCGCCGCAGGCAACCGGTTCGCCGTGTGGGGTTCCCCCGGGGTAGTGGACACCACGTTGGCAGGATTGGTTCCTGCTGGAAGGATGTCCTCATGCCTCCTCGTAAGCGTCGGTCGTTCACGGCCGAGTTCAAGGTCGAGGCTGCGCATCGTGTGATCGATTCCGGCCGCACGATCGCTGAAGTAGCTCGTGAGTTGGGTCTCAACGACGGGTTGCTGAATAACTGGGTCAAGGATGAGCGGCGCAGGATCGCCGCGGCCGAGGTCCAGGGCGAGAAACCTTTGGAGGCGGCGGAGCGGGCCGAGTTGCTGCGGTTGCGCAGACAGGTCGCCGAGTTGGAGAAGGACAACGCGTTCCTGGTAAAAGCCTCGGCGTACTTTGCCGCGATGCAGAAGAAACCCAACGGTTCGATCTGATGGCCAAGTACGCCGGCCCCGACACGCTCGCCGAGACCGGCACCGACACCAACAGCGGTGGAGGCAAGGCCGGGCGGTTCTCGGTGCGTCGCATGGCGCGACTTCTGGGCGTGTCGGCCTCGGGCTACTACGCGCATGTCAAACGCGCGGCGGCTACCGTGCTGACACCACGCGCACAGCGCCGGGCGGACCTCGAGGTGAAGATCACCCAGATACACAAGGAGTCCGGCGGCACCTACGGGTCACCCCGCATCACCGCCGAACTGCGTGCGCGGGGCGAGGTGGTCAGCGAGAAGACCGTCGCCAAGATCATGGCCGGCATCGGGATGGAGGGCATCAGCCCGCGCACATTCAAGGTGAAAACCACCGTGGCCGACCCGCATGCGTCGTTCCCACCGGACCTCATCGACCGGGAATTCGACCAAGGCCGCCTGGACGCGGTGTGGCTGACCGATATCACCTACCTGTCCTGCGGTGAGGGCGAGATGTATCTGTGCGCGGTCCGGGACGGTCATTCCCGGAAAGTGCTCGGCTACAGCATCTCCGAGCACATCGGCTCGGAGATGGTCACCGAGGCCATCGACGCCGCTGTCGCTACCCGAGGCGGCCGGTGTCGTGGCACGATCCTGCATTCCGACCGTGGCGGGGAGTACACCGGTGGCCTGACCGTGCAGGCGTGTTTCCGGCACGGGCTGCGCCGGTCGATGGGCGCGACCGGGATCTCCCTCTTAACCGGCTAATGGTTGTGTTTGTCCAGGTCAGCGACACGCTGCGGTAGTGGTACTTGCCGGTTGGCTGCGTTCATGGCTGGTACGTCTGTTCCTTTGGGTATCGAGGCCGGTCTTCGGCTTGAGGAACGGGACGGTGGCTGGGCGTTGGCCGGGCCGGCCGCGTCGCGGTTCGGGTTGGTGGATGAGTACCTGGCGTATTTGGCCGATCGGAACTATTCACCGAAGACCGTGCGTGCCTATGGATACGACGTGTTGGCGTTCTGCCGGTGGCTCGTCGTTGAGGAGCAGCCGTTGCCGGAGGTGACCACGGAGGTGTTGTTGCGGTTCTTGCGTGCCTGCCGGGAGGCTACGGTTGCGGGCAGGCCGGGGCCGAACGTGGTCACGTTGTCGGGCCGTCGGATGGATCAGTATGCCCCCACGACGATCAATCGGCGGTTGGCGGCGATCTCGGGTTTGTTCGCGTTCGCCGCGATGCGGGATCCGGACGTGAAAAACCCAGTCCCCAGAGGCAAGGAGGCCCGCTGGCTGGTAGCGGGTGAGCGCAGCGGGATGCTCGCGCACACCGTCCGTCGGCCGAAAACCCGTTCGTCGCTTCGGCTCCGGGAGCCTCGTCGTCTGCCCACGGCGCTGTCGCAGTCGGATGCGGCGGAGCTTCTGGCGAGTTTTCATGCGTGGCGGGACCGGGCGATCGCGGGCTTGATGCTGTATTGCGGGCTGCGTTCCGCCGAGGTGCTGGGCCTGGACGTCGTCGACGCCGATATCGGCGGCCGATGGCTGCGGGTGGTCGGTAAGGGCCAGCGGGAACGCCGGGTCCCGCTGGATGCCGACGTCGCTTCGGTGATCCAGGTGTATTTGCTGGCCGAGCGGCCCGAATCCGCAAGCGCCCGTCTGTTTCTCGTGGCCAAGGGGCCGAACCGGGGCCAGCCGTTGACTGCGGCCGGGTTGCGCACGATCTTCCGCTATCACCGTGGGCTTACCGGCGTCGTCGGCGGGCATCCTCACGCGCTGCGACACACCTTCGGCACCGCCCTGGCCGAAGCGGGGGTCGATCTCGCGGTGATGCAAGCGTTGCTCGGACACGCTCATGTCGACACCACCGCCCGTTACATCCATTTGGCTCCGGCGCATGTGAAAGCAGAATTCGATGCCGCTCGCGATCGCATCCGCTCCCAGTGATGATCTGCACGCCGCCTACTTGGACTACCTGCGGCGGACCGGACGCGGAAACACCGCCTACACGGGGGCGGCTCGGGTGTTCTTCCAGCGCTGGCCAGACCCCGGGCAGTGGGCGGTGCAGCCTTTGGAGACCCGCTTGTCGGCGGGAAGCTCGACCCGGCCGATCATCACGTTCCTGATGCTGCATCGGGTGCTGCAACCGGGCTATGACTATCTGCTGGAACGCAAGCTTTCCAGCATCTGGAGGGAGGTCAAGGATTCACCGCTGGGTCCGGATCTCGATCGGTTCATGGCCGCGGCCGCCGAGCTCGGGTTCACCGAACGGGTCCGGTTCGCCACCGGTTCCCAAGTTCCGGTCCGGCTGCTGATCCAGACTGGACGGTCG
The sequence above is a segment of the Saccharopolyspora phatthalungensis genome. Coding sequences within it:
- a CDS encoding IS701 family transposase; the protein is MLPAELDAVRDRLEEFAGEVFTSFVRSEQRANGGLYLRGLMLDGRRKSMQPMAERLGVDHQRLQQFITSSTWDYAVVRRRLAARAVQVVCPEAFVLDDTGHLKDGEASPGVARQYTGTAGKVTNCQVAVSVHAVTDACSAALDWRLFLPQSWDDECATGAEAERIAARRARCGIPEDQGYRPKWRLVLEMLDELAAWGHIPPVVVGDAGYGDNATFRCELGARGLPYVMAVKAAATAHPADAEPVAASYSGRGRRPAPRYQDTPATLRDLVLAAGRTGLRWVTWRQGTKKTQGNPTAAMRSRFLALRVRPANRDIPREADGSLPVCWLLVEWPPREPEPTDYWISTLPEDTPVRELVRLAKIRWRIEHDYRELKTGLGLTHFEGRSFTGWHRHVTLTSAAHLFLTELRLTSPKAPGAA
- a CDS encoding transposase, which encodes MSTSSSDRSGDPSRQSDPAARPSRRVFSPEYKLAIVAEYENAPNGEKGAILRREGLYSSHVIEWTRARDAGVFSAGSAGGAGWAAPKRSKKTAEQLELEKLRRENEKLKSDLGKTRMALDIMGKAHALLEDLSESAGSDEPPRTS
- the ltrA gene encoding group II intron reverse transcriptase/maturase, whose protein sequence is MSGPQDKPFDISKQLVWEAYRRVRANQGAAGVDGVSIEEFEKDLRNNLFKIWNRMSSCSYFPPLVKAVEIPKPGGTRMLGVPTVGDRIAQTVVAMALETRTESIFHDDSYGYRPGRSALQAVQRCRQRCWKKDWVLDLDVEKFFDSVDHALMVKAVEANTDQRWVVLYVKRWLVAPLQLPDGTLQARDRGTPQGSAVSPVLANLFMHYAFDLFLAREFPAVQFERYADDAVVHCATERQAREVWAALAERLDSVGLRLHPDKTKIVYCKDAKRRGSFEQVSFTFLGYAFRPRKARQKDGRFYTGFLPGVSPAALKAMGQQVRTWRIHLRTGLDLKELADWINPIVSGWITYYGRFYQSALYPFLRRINTYVMRWAQKKYKRLRSFKRFKAWWTGLVEREPGLFTHWACTSLF
- a CDS encoding IS3 family transposase, giving the protein MAKYAGPDTLAETGTDTNSGGGKAGRFSVRRMARLLGVSASGYYAHVKRAAATVLTPRAQRRADLEVKITQIHKESGGTYGSPRITAELRARGEVVSEKTVAKIMAGIGMEGISPRTFKVKTTVADPHASFPPDLIDREFDQGRLDAVWLTDITYLSCGEGEMYLCAVRDGHSRKVLGYSISEHIGSEMVTEAIDAAVATRGGRCRGTILHSDRGGEYTGGLTVQACFRHGLRRSMGATGISLLTG
- a CDS encoding 5'-3' exonuclease gives rise to the protein MFGFFARVRAGARSLEDAPEIIVVFDGQEGAADRRTLMPGYKPPVAGDEEVFADLPLLYKGLELLDIPCAEYPCREADDIIASFIAANPGREHVIMSTDKDFYQLLSNQVSALNTQRRADRRRIDADEVYDTYAVTPHQWCDYRALTGDKSDNIPGVRGIGPKTASRLLADGAHLEDLAGLDRLTGRTGTLIRECWDDLLLWRTLIQLRTDIPLPAVTSPGAPTTPFAAPEIVGELGLWN
- a CDS encoding transposase, with translation MPPRKRRSFTAEFKVEAAHRVIDSGRTIAEVARELGLNDGLLNNWVKDERRRIAAAEVQGEKPLEAAERAELLRLRRQVAELEKDNAFLVKASAYFAAMQKKPNGSI
- a CDS encoding tyrosine-type recombinase/integrase; the encoded protein is MAGTSVPLGIEAGLRLEERDGGWALAGPAASRFGLVDEYLAYLADRNYSPKTVRAYGYDVLAFCRWLVVEEQPLPEVTTEVLLRFLRACREATVAGRPGPNVVTLSGRRMDQYAPTTINRRLAAISGLFAFAAMRDPDVKNPVPRGKEARWLVAGERSGMLAHTVRRPKTRSSLRLREPRRLPTALSQSDAAELLASFHAWRDRAIAGLMLYCGLRSAEVLGLDVVDADIGGRWLRVVGKGQRERRVPLDADVASVIQVYLLAERPESASARLFLVAKGPNRGQPLTAAGLRTIFRYHRGLTGVVGGHPHALRHTFGTALAEAGVDLAVMQALLGHAHVDTTARYIHLAPAHVKAEFDAARDRIRSQ
- the ltrA gene encoding group II intron reverse transcriptase/maturase, producing MTEAALAEETRNHATVGQVGKKRMQVRKAHSLIGQIHDPRNVVRAWERVRANRGAGGVDRVSIDRFDCEQDRYLTVLRQRLADGRYRPQPVRRVEIDKPGSTAKRPLGIPTVMDRVCQQAIRQVLEPIFEPTFSEVSFGFRPKRSAHMAMRRIWGQLQAGGRWIVDADIADFFGTISHDRLVSLVAERVADGKVLSLIRQILTAGALRDGVYESTVAGTPQGGVISPLLSNIYLHVFDERMERAGFQVTRYADDWLAVCRTREEAERALASACAVLEELGLRIHPEKTRIVHVSQGFEFLGYKIGLGKGLRFKQGGIGLYAIPRQQSIDRFKDKVRALTRRRIAVPLEELIDMLNPVIRGWGMYYRRANVRRLFNRLNMWIVRRIWGWRFKRWRNAGWRTLPEKRLYGEYGLVNLLQLIPSMRDYYRQKGYTH
- a CDS encoding IS3 family transposase yields the protein MTTAFTELRAAQVSVRRSCELTGIARATHYRRAKPQGPVHGPWLPRSPPPATLTEDERQAVLDLLASPGYQDLAIPQVWARELDEGRYHCSVSTMYRIARAAGQVRERRRQATHPPRTRPELLAHGPSQVWSWDITALKGPVKGVWYKCYVVMDIFSRYVTGWLVAAAEDSVVAKEFLGEAITRNGIEPHTIHADRGGAMVSKPVSELLTDLGVLRSHSRPRTSNDNPYSEAQFKTMKYVPDFPGRFGSLEDARAFCDGFFLGYNHEHRHSGIGLHTPASVHFGTAEQIRTQRQTTLDRAHAAHPERFTRRPNPPALPQTAWINQPTEDQQPVH